The following coding sequences lie in one Aspergillus luchuensis IFO 4308 DNA, chromosome 8, nearly complete sequence genomic window:
- a CDS encoding mitochondrial 54S ribosomal protein bL33m (COG:J;~EggNog:ENOG410PS5A;~InterPro:IPR038584,IPR001705,IPR011332;~PFAM:PF00471;~go_component: GO:0005840 - ribosome [Evidence IEA];~go_function: GO:0003735 - structural constituent of ribosome [Evidence IEA];~go_process: GO:0006412 - translation [Evidence IEA]), whose protein sequence is MAKKVKSRTITVRLISMAMTGFYRTMIRPRTHRPLSMLKYDPVVKKKVLFLEATKGGRNK, encoded by the exons ATGGCCAAGAAAG TCAAGTCGCGCACTATCACCGTGCGTCTCATCTCCATGGCCATGACCGGTTTCTATCGCACGATGATCCGTCCCCGTACGCACCGTCCGCTCAGTATGCTCAAGTACGACCCCgtcgtgaagaagaaggtcctgTTTTTGGAGGCTACGAAGGGTGGAAGGAATAAATAA
- a CDS encoding putative NAD binding Rossmann fold oxidoreductase (COG:S;~EggNog:ENOG410PV2S;~InterPro:IPR004104,IPR000683,IPR036291;~PFAM:PF02894,PF01408;~go_function: GO:0016491 - oxidoreductase activity [Evidence IEA]) — protein MPIQKLKVGMAGLGRIGKVHVHNFLHQTPRAEVVAAFSPDPAEITWGRQHLEPYGVTLYDNYDKMLEHPGLQAVVIGTATSVHAEETMKAIDRDLHVLCEKPLSIDVEVCRAVAQKAKTKPHLKVMCGFSRRFDDSYREVYDKISQGMIGRPSIVRSQTCDKYDPSGFYVAYAAWSGGVFVDMSVHDIDLTLWFMGEDSVPKSISAHGITAVQPELKKYKDYDNAVGIVEFHHGKIAYYYCSRMMPHGQEDTTEVIGTEGKLSVNINPQRNFVNYYHNGGITREVPANFHGRFGGAFVNEANEFTACCLDNKPLPLKLSNAVKAVEIGAYLQEALVTGKQIHFDEIGRRIEKSQL, from the exons ATGCCTATTCAAAAGCTAAAAGTTGGTATGGCTGGTCTGGGCCGGATAGGCAAGGTCCATGTCCATAACTTCCTTCACCAAACCCCCCGGGCCGAAGTTGTCGCAGCCTTCTCCCCCGACCCAGCTGAAATCACATGGGGCAGACAACACCTAGAGCCGTATGGAGTTACATTATATGACAACTACGACAAGATGCTGGAGCACCCCGGCTTGCAAGCAGTCGTCATCGGGACGGCAACCTCGGTACATGCCGAGGAGACAATGAAAGCTATCGACAGAGACCTACACGTTCTTTGTGAAAAGCCATTGTCAATTGATGTGGAAGTG TGCAGAGCAGTTGCGCAAAAGGCCAAGACTAAGCCACACTTGAAGGTGATGTGTGGCTTTTCTCGGAGATTCGATGACTCCTATCGCGAGGTCTACGATAAGATCAGCCAGGGCATGATCGGGCGTCCTTCCATCGTGAGAAGCCAGACCTGTGACAAGTACGACCCCTCGGGCTTCTACGTTGCTTACGCAGCGTGGTCGGGTGGTGTGTTTGTTGACATGTCTGTGCATGACATCGACTTGACTTTGTGGTTCATGGGGGAAGACTCGGTTCCTAAGAGCATCTCCGCCCATGGCATCACGGCTGTCCAGCCTGAGTTGAAGAAGTACAAGGACTACGACAACGCCGTCGGAATTGTCGAGTTTCACCATGGCAAGATcgcctactactactgctctCGAATGATGCCCCACGGACAAGAAGATACGACGGAGGTTATTGGCACCGAGGGGAAGCTGTCTGTGAACATCAACCCACAACGCAACTTTGTCAATTACTACCACAATGGAGGCATCACTCGCGAGGTCCCTGCCAACTTCCACGGGCGCTTCGGAGGTGCCTTTGTGAACGAGGCAAATGAATTCACTGCCTGTTGCTTGGATAACAAACCACTACCACTCAAGTTGTCCAACGCAGTCAAGGCTGTTGAGATTGGCGCATACCTTCAGGAGGCGTTGGTGACAGGGAAGCAGATCCACTTCGATGAGATCGGCAGAAGGATTGAGAAGTCTCAGTTgtag
- a CDS encoding OPT family oligopeptide transporter (COG:T;~EggNog:ENOG410PM2Z;~InterPro:IPR004813;~PFAM:PF03169;~TransMembrane:14 (o79-96i108-127o194-217i261-279o346-362i369-391o411-434i467-486o492-515i576-601o621-638i645-668o695-715i727-753o);~go_process: GO:0055085 - transmembrane transport [Evidence IEA]): MSAITTGAAREGDGVSIPHPDAVDEKSAVTVLAGKEDHRITGDELSGEEDRESEDAIIITGADAAAHLLPLRDDFDPALTFRSIILASGLACFQAVMNQIYMFKPTAVTIQGTFIVLIAYFVGNAWARFLPRGDKFEARWREKGGQGKLPWHIRWIKFVNPGPWTLKEHAICAITATSASNASVSSQVFAAQNLFYNMPFSAITVIFSIISIGLFGYSLCGIMRPIAVWHVEAVYWSTLPTVKTLQGLHWQQVKNSKPLRYFWYAFTGMSLYEIIPAYIFPWLNSVSIPCLASQKATGKKGAVLTNVFGGATNNEGMGLFSLSFDWQYITSFQTSLPLKLQLHQDIGFAFCFIIMVAIYYGNGWNARSLPFMSTQLLMANGTSYPVASVFPDGVLDKSALAKYGVPRLTGTFAYAMFMANAAIGALIMHCIIFWGGDIKRAYQSAKQGRYDDRHHEHMAKHYKETPWWWYVAVLVISFVLGLVVVLKENITLPAWAYIVSLIVGIIISPFSTILYSRYGNGIATNNLSKMLAGLMLPGRPVGNMYFAAWSHNVIQNAVNLSNDLKMGEYLKIPPRVMFLTQIYGTILGGFINYAIMISIVTGNKALLSNGNGNSSWSGATMQSYNTNAASWALASYLYRSGTPYAMVPIGLAIGAAAVVAHRLFYYFVPKIRNFDVSEVNMPQFIQYAGYIPYNQSQTCVLFSWVLSGLFVQYYLRNYHPRIFKDYSYLITGAFDGASLTIVFILSFAVFGAAGVAHDFPSWWGNNSNGNYDWCPVT; this comes from the exons ATGTCTGCAATCACGACCGGTGCAGCCCGAGAGGGTGACGGCGTCTCAATCCCCCACCCTGATGCTGTCGATGAGAAGTCCGCTGTCACGGTGCTCGCTGGCAAAGAAGACCACAGGATCACCGGTGATGAGCTGAGCGGCGAAGAGGACCGCGAAAGCGAAGACGCTATTATCATCACTGGTGCAGACGCTGCCGCTCACCTGCTCCCACTCAGAGATGACTTCGACCCTGCCTTGACATTTCGGAGTATCATTCTCGCCTCCGGTCTGGCGTGCTTCCAGGCGGTCATGAACCAAATCTACATG TTTAAACCTACTGCCGTCACCATTCAAGGAACTTTCATCGTTCTGATCGCTTACTTTGTCGGCAATGCCTGGGCCAGGTTCCTCCCCCGGGGTGATAAGTTTGAAGCGCGTTggagggagaagggtggTCAGGGAAAGCTTCCATGGCATATTCGGTGGATAAAGTTTGTGAATCCTGGACCGTGGACTCTGAAGGAGCACGCTATTTGCGCTATCACAGCCACATCTGCTTCCAATGCCTCTGTATCCTCGCAGGTGTTTGCGGCGCAGAACCTCTTCTATAATATGCCCTTTAGTGCCATCACTGTCATCTTCAGCATCATTTCGATCGGTCTGTTCGGTTATAGTCTCTGTGGCATTATGCGACCTATTGCCGTCTGGCATGTTGAGGCGGTCTACTGGAGTACTCTTCCTACGGTCAAGACCCTTCAAGGGTTGCATTGGCAGCAGGTCAAAAACTCCAAGCCGCTCCGGTACTTCTGGTATGCCTTTACTGGCATGTCGTTGTATGAAATTATTCCTGCATACATATTCCCGTGGCTTAACTCCGTTTCTATTCCG TGTCTAGCTTCCCAGAAAGCAACCGGCAAAAAGGGCGCTGTACTCACCAATGTTTTCGGTGGGGCCACCAATAATGAAGGGATGGGTTTATTCTCTCTCAGCTTCGACTGGCAATAT ATCACCTCCTTCCAaacctcccttcctctcaaGCTCCAGCTTCACCAGGACATTGGCTTCGccttctgcttcatcatcatggtaGCCATATACTACGGAAACGGCTGGAACGCCCGATCCCTTCCATTCATGTCCACGCAGCTTCTCATGGCGAATGGTACTTCGTATCCGGTCGCCAGCGTCTTCCCTGACGGCGTGCTCGACAAATCTGCGTTGGCTAAATACGGTGTACCCAGACTAACTGGAACTTTTGCATACGCTATGTTTATGGCCAACGCTGCT ATCGGAGCCCTCATCATGCACTGTATCATCTTCTGGGGCGGCGATATCAAGCGGGCCTACCAGAGCGCCAAACAAGGTCGCTACGACGATCGTCACCACGAGCACATGGCCAAGCATTACAAGGAAAccccgtggtggtggtacgtTGCGGTGCTTGTCATCAGCTTTGTTCTCGGACTGGTGGTGGTTCTCAAGGAGAATATTACCCTCCCCGCCTGGGCGTACATTGTCTCATTGATTGTCGGAATCATCATCTCGCCTTTC AGTACCATCCTCTACTCTCGCTACGGAAACGGAATCGCGACCAACAACCTCTCAAAGATGTTAGCAGGACTGATGCTTCCCGGGCGCCCCGTTGGAAACATGTACTTTGCAGCGTGGTCCCACAACGTGATCCAAAACGCAGTGAACCTATCCAACGACCTGAAGATGGGCGAATACC TAAAAATTCCCCCACGAGTCATGTTCCTCACCCAAATCTACGGCACCATCCTGGGCGGCTTCATCAACTACGCCATCATGATCTCCATCGTGACCGGCAACAAAGCCCTCCTTTCCAACGGCAACGGCAACTCCTCCTGGAGCGGCGCCACCATGCAATCctacaacaccaacgccGCCTCCTGGGCCCTTGCCTCCTACCTCTACCGCTCCGGCACTCCCTACGCCATGGTTCCCATCGGTCTAGCCATCGGCGCCGCAGCTGTCGTCGCCCACCGTCTCTTCTACTAC TTTGTCCCCAAAATCCGCAACTTCGACGTCTCGGAAGTCAACATGCCGCAATTCATCCAATACGCCGGCTACATCCCCTACAACCAATCACAGACATGCGTGCTCTTCAGCTGGGTCCTCTCAGGCCTCTTCGTGCAGTATTATCTGCGGAACTATCATCCGAGGATTTTCAAGGATTACTCGTATTTGATTACGGGTGCGTTTGATGGCGCTAGTTTGACCATCGTGTTTATTCTTTCGTTTGCGGTGTTTGGCGCTGCGGGTGTCGCGCATGATTTTCCCTCTTGGTGGGGGAATAATTCGAATGGGAATTATGATTGGTGTCCTGTTACTTAG
- a CDS encoding uncharacterized protein (COG:S;~EggNog:ENOG410PY4D): MLNEQEPISEADSTVCPDITNLADGTTYDEVEELLLLHLADQNDPLPPELEATTVSEEERQMPSRQVSPLLMERPKSSGIDMTAFCFQRPTQGPNLFSLQPAKRSSLNTMPPGADAHLDGGKGVSFATRKALGKESSSYPANSHTSTRNVNVNPRNGSLEPQVPEDTSLETTQGKVHAGHDLHDLHAAASSVPQVGQRSSADSGAIPPEDAALNRRTTSMGHRKNTERNEVTGHGSKAVNARISDESLRRPDQSKATEQNLLVGRNQTSRITKRRRLNKKSTFSARLLSTGGSEDGEPKLSEEDLFQLLINRIRDREKSAMVASNMKEEMEAKIKKAAEENNILKGQLEESCQHIQKQSSQLQVYKSRMETWRSKFAKFRSFLNELGCDFQSLRGEAIQLKGTRKELLIERNEISTSIKEAKAQLAKVSTDAEHKRGELSKVESQNDLLKQSLKDAEERSNYLLTQLSDEKKRSSLLEVYIQNCARAQSTKLDKIMSHQREIRGGFDAALKSLGDQHVASIKALQEGLSCDFSGCLASLRELWEGTSSGKADVAACTAIIHAFAARMDSAMHQLDAGIARGTEATAGLTESLKAQTEIIGKHVVSENQLVAKISKDSETNESLRNALRELAAANEDINVSMKGLEARESGLLDQFTALEASLSAMQLPDQRQILKEETQRFEQTLAEMERKIQSLSEQSKLAEEALRNKDLENQALRGSLETASAKVEDDDSRVRRCEAEVATLKDEVKSVEARVRKELSRASVVSREQDRARYEQKIHELLRGKSEIERNLSKVSMQLAETRRDLMLREDKMKQRVNELELLLGSKEKENERLKNDLSEITSKLEEEKHEAARLEEVASSSAAEQASLQHQIEEAAHRISCLEGECSRISKEGSKSIENIESKHDMLCKELQKKEDECVLIQSQLKATISEKAELECSKGRAAEEIKSLLRRVQNSEKWMNKLKATLGQAGLVTPDQPASEAWSSLETSLRTVISRDAACNSLNSSPGGNQDVGGSKARSSTLGQDVYKATEVIYKAESFQASIISSPFPAKANPTENDAAKQSFCSAQNPNIVPFSSFRQRSPTDSSVFGNDQDDLAAMLLLTSEQQVPNEVHSVNKPVEAQSTGSASVAVSAKSKVLQPDPQDMNDEKALETKCSTRGTATKSKGVTFEAQSTASPGQKRKLSARSNISPSQWRSQSIEDRPARLNRRTYARARQPATRTLANLEEQSTCLPRNEIADEAAHATASCSIGSKRAKASVDQKPQTKPVSEYFERKPSPKKLASGSSRPSSLNASQGTNLKRAARGKGTGRKTRGDHYNARFSRGA; encoded by the exons ATGCTGAACGAGCAAGAGCCGATATCCGAGGCGGATTCTACAGTATGCCCCGATATTACGAATCTCGCCGATGGGACTACCTATGACGAGGTGGAAGAATTGCTACTCTTGCATTTGGCAGATCAAAATGACCCCCTCCCGCCAGAGCTCGAAGCAACTACGGTCtcagaggaggagagacagATGCCTAGTAGACAGGTTTCCCCACTACTCATGGAACGCCCCAAGAGTTCTGGTATTGACATGACAGCTTTTTGCTTCCAGAGGCCTACTCAGGGTCCAAATTTGTTCTCCCTGCAGCCAGCAAAACGCTCCTCACTGAATACCATGCCTCCTGGGGCTGATGCTCATCTCGATGGTGGCAAAGGTGTATCCTTTGCCACTCGAAAAGCActaggaaaagaaag TTCTTCATATCCAGCGAACTCGCATACCAGCACACGTAATGTAAACGTGAATCCGCGAAATGGATCTCTCGAACCACAAGTACCAGAGGACACCTCTTTAGAGACAACACAGGGCAAGGTGCATGCTGGGCATGACTTGCACGATTTGCATGCTGCAGCTAGTTCTGTGCCCCAAGTCGGCCAACGCTCGTCCGCTGATTCAGGGGCAATCCCCCCAGAAGATGCAGCGCTCA ACAGACGTACCACTTCTATGGGACACAGAAAA AACACCGAAAGAAACGAAGTGACAGGCCATGGAAGCAAGGCAGTTAACGCACGTATCTCTGATGAATCACTGAGAAGACCAGATCAAAGCAAAGCGACCGAGCAAAATTTGTTGGTTGGTAGAAATCAAACATCAAGAATCACAAAGCGTCGCCGTTTAAACAAGAAAAGCACATTCAGTGCCAGACTCCTATCCACTGGTGGCTCTGAAGACGGAGAACCCAAATtatcagaagaagatctaTTCCAGTTGCTAATCAACCGTATCAGAGATCGCGAGAAAAGTGCAATGGTCGCCTCCAATATGAAAGAGGAAATGGAGGCCAAGATTAAAAAGGCGGCAGAGGAGAACAATATACTGAAAGGCCAACTGGAAGAATCTTGCCAGCATATCCAGAAGCAATCATCTCAGCTCCAAGTCTACAAGTCCCGCATGGAAACATGGAGGTCGAAGTTCGCGAAGTTTAGAAGCTTCTTGAATGAACTTGGCTGCGACTTTCAGAGTTTACGTGGGGAGGCTATTCAGCTCAAAGGAACAAGGAAAGAATTGTTGATTGAGAGAAATGAAATAAGCACCAGCATAAAAGAAGCGAAAGCACAGTTAGCTAAGGTTTCAACTGACGCAGAACATAAACGGGGTGAACTTTCAAAGGTGGAGAGCCAAAACGACCTGCTCAAGCAAAGTCTGAAAGATGCCGAGGAAAGATCGAATTACCTTTTGACGCAGCTGTCGGATGAGAAGAAACGATCAAGTCTTCTTGAAGTCTACATACAAAATTGTGCCAGAGCTCAGTCCACCAAATTGGACAAGATTATGTCTCATCAACGTGAGATCAGAGGGGGTTTCGATGCTGCCTTAAAAAGTCTGGGCGATCAACATGTTGCTTCCATAAAGGCCCTCCAAGAGGGTCTGAGCTGTGATTTCAGCGGTTGTTTAGCCTCACTCAGAGAATTGTGGGAGGGTACCTCGTCAGGAAAGGCTGACGTAGCAGCATGCACAGCCATTATCCACGCCTTCGCAGCACG CATGGACTCGGCGATGCACCAGCTGGATGCTGGTATTGCAAGGGGGACCGAGGCAACTGCAGGCCTGACCGAGAGTCTGAAAGCACAGACTGAGATTATCGGGAAGCATGTTGTTAGCGAAAATCAGCTTGTGGCAAAGATTTCGAAAGATTCAGAAACTAATGAGAGTTTGCGAAACGCGCTTCGAGAATTGGCGGCCGCCAATGAGGATATAAACGTCTCAATGAAGGGGCTAGAGGCGAGGGAAAGCGGTCTTCTCGATCAATTTACAGCTCTGGAAGCCAGTCTATCGGCGATGCAGCTACCAGACCAGAGACAGATTCTAAAAGAAGAGACTCAACGGTTTGAGCAGACACTTGCTgaaatggaaagaaagatcCAAAGTTTGTCGGAACAGTCCAAGTTGGCCGAGGAAGCCTTGAGAAACAAGGATCTTGAAAATCAGGCATTGAGAGGATCGCTGGAAACTGCATCAGCaaaggtggaagatgatgattctCGCGTCCGGAGGTGCGAAGCGGAAGTAGCAACACTGAAGGATGAGGTCAAGTCTGTGGAGGCAAGAGTCCGTAAAGAGCTCAGTAGAGCTAGTGTTGTCTCCCGAGAACAGGATCGAGCAAGATACGAGCAGAAGATCCATGAACTCTTACGAGGGAAATCAGAGATTGAGAGAAATTTGAGCAAGGTGTCCATGCAGTTGGCTGAGACACGGCGAGATCTA ATGCTGCGCGAAGACAAGATGAAGCAGCGAGTGAATGAACTGGAACTCCTG CTTGGGtccaaagaaaaggagaatgAGCGTCTCAAGAATGACCTATCTGAGATAACATCCAAGctagaggaggagaagcacgAAGCTGCAAGACTTGAAGAGGTGGCGTCGTCGAGCGCGGCGGAGCAGGCATCTCTTCAGCATcagattgaagaagctgctcaCCGGATTTCATGTCTTGAGGGTGAATGCTCCAGAATCAGCAAAGAGGGATCAAAGTCGATCGAGAATATTGAAAGCAAACATGACATGCTCTGCAAGGAGTtgcagaaaaaggaagatgagTGTGTTCTTATCCAGTCACAGCTCAAGGCTACGATTTCAGAAAAGGCGGAACTCGAATGCAGCAAAGGGAGGGCGGCAGAAGAGATAAAATCACTACTCAGAAGGGTCCAAAATTCCGAGAAGTGGATGAACAAACTGAAAGCAACGCTTGGTCAAGCGGGCCTTGTCACACCTGATCAGCCAGCCTCGGAAGCATGGAGCAGCCTGGAAACTAGTTTGCGCACAGTTATTAGCAGAGATGCCGCCTGCAATTCCTTGAACTCATCTCCTGGTGGCAACCAAGATGTTGGTGGCTCGAAGGCGCGAAGTTCGACTCTAGGACAGGATGTCTACAAGGCTACAGAAGTGATCTACAAAGCAGAAAGTTTTCAAGCAAGCATTATCTCTTCGCCCTTCCCAGCAAAAGCTAACCCGACAGAAAACGACGCCGCAAAACAGTCTTTCTGCTCCGCGCAGAACCCCAATATTGTACCTTTTTCAAGCTTCCGCCAACGGTCACCGACAGATAGTTCTGTCTTCGGTAATGACCAGGATGATCTTGCAGCTATGCTACTTCTTACTTCAGAGCAACAGGTTCCGAATGAGGTCCATTCGGTTAACAAGCCCGTCGAAGCCCAATCGACAGGATCAGCCAGCGTCGCTGTGTCAGCCAAGAGCAAAGTGCTCCAGCCAGACCCTCAAGACATGAATGATGAGAAGGCACTCGAAACGAAGTGCAGCACTAGAGGAACTGCAACTAAATCAAAAGGCGTCACTTTCGAGGCACAGAGTACAGCATCCCCAGGGCAGAAACGTAAATTATCGGCCAGGAGCAATATCAGTCCAAGTCAGTGGCGGAGCCAGTCTATCGAGGACAGACCAGCCCGTCTAAATCGACGCACATATGCCAGGGCTCGTCAACCCGCGACTCGAACACTGGCAAATCTTGAGGAACAATCGACCTGTTTACCTAGGAATGAGATTGCTGATGAAGCTGCGCATGCTACCGCATCTTGCTCCATTGGAAGCAAACGAGCAAAGGCTTCTGTGGATCAGAAGCCACAAACAAAGCCCGTCAGCGAGTACTTCGAGCGCAAGCCGAGCCCCAAGAAGCTTGCTTCCGGAAGCAGCAGGCCTTCTTCATTGAATGCCAGCCAGGGGACCAATTTAAAGCGAGCAGCTAGAGGTAAGGGAACAGGGCGAAAGACACGAG GTGATCATTACAATGCTCGCTTCAGCCGAGGAGCCTGA
- a CDS encoding uncharacterized protein (TransMembrane:1 (o92-116i)), translated as MLSALAMPDYSHLIFDFQVSVIDSNNLSAYLTFCTPNMIGVSMYSIQPLWLVLCVLSSPAVAEGILNSVDSQDGDGESESSSTTQNVSSKGMIILCTIVALVLVIGVLFTVVFITVKKRSLKTPKSATLPDEAVTEATERSLSGNTPTERDGSRSQPLKHEEIQPDIEKNAGVDPSRPHRNAWMKQRGWGSYFSFGRA; from the exons ATGCTGAGCGCTCTCGCCATGCCTGACTACTCTCACCTAATCTTTGATTTTCAAGTATCAGTTATCGATTCAAATAATCTCTCGGCGTATCTCACATTTTGTACTCCAAACATGATCGGCGTCTCCATGTACTCAATACAGCCTTTGTGGTTGGTGTTATGTGTGCTATCATCACCAGCGGTCGCAGAAGGTATACTTAATAGTGTCGACAGCCAggacggagatggagaatcAGAGTCATCTTCAACGACGCAAAATGTTTCCTCTAAAGGAATGATTATTTTATGCACCATCGTGGCATTGGTGTTGGTTATCGGTG TACTATTCACCGTTGTGTTCATTACTGtaaagaagaggagcttgaagacACCTAAATCAGCCACCTTACCAGATGAAGCAGTCACAGAGGCCACGGAAAGATCGTTGAGTGGCAATACACCGACCGAAAGGGACGGATCTAGATCCCAACCTTTGAAACACGAAGAGATTCAGCCAGATATAGAGAAGAATGCTGGCGTTGATCCAAGCCGACCGCACAGAAATGCTTGGATGAAGCAAAGAGGATGGGGATCCTACTTTTCTTTCGGGCGCGCATAA
- a CDS encoding uncharacterized protein (COG:S;~EggNog:ENOG410PYHS;~TransMembrane:1 (o162-185i)) codes for MSTSDIKGYAIRRNNSCLSDEVGCGRTWETWHACCPSGSKCPGKEYSIQNNVCCPTWTDCTSEIKPATCANSSWNMYDYDGYFCCTEDESGFRLKGTDWVGCLSPDSPGNASYSALRLIATTSSTATSAPTSTSASTATASAATTTAASSGSGSSSSTNTGAIAGGVVGGVAGVAAIAGLLFYFLRRRNKQRPESQTQMHLQPQDPSPQYSAYAYSQTQQPYSAPVSELDGQSAPVELPSNNAPKAELAEYR; via the exons ATGTCTACCTCGGACATCAAAGGCTACGCCATTCGTCGCAATAATTCATGTCTCAGCGACGAAGTCGGATGCGGGCGGACATGGGAGACCTGGCACGCTTGCTGCCCATCCGGGTCAAAATGTCCCGGAAAAGAGTACTCGATACAGAACAATGTCTGCTGTCCGACTTGGACGGACTGCACTTCCGAGATCAAACCTGCCACCTGCGCCAATAGCTCCTGGAATATGTACGACTACGATGGGTATTTCTGCTGCACTGAAGACGAGAGTGGATTCAGACTCAAGGGGACAGACTGGGTGGGCTGCTTGAGCCCCGATTCGCCGGGTAATGCCAGTTACAGCGCCTTGAGGTTGATCGCGACAA CCTCCTCAACCGCAACTTCAGcccccacatccacatccgcatCAACGGCcacagcatcagcagcaacaaccacagcagcatcctCCGGTTCAGGTTCAAGCTCAAGCACCAACACGGGCGCAATAGCCGGAGGCGTCGTCGGCGGTGTCGCCGGCGTCGCAGCAATAGCCggccttcttttctacttCCTGCGACGGCGCAATAAGCAACGACCAGAGTCACAGACACAGATGCATCTCCAACCACAGGACCCTAGTCCTCAATACTCGGCATACGCCTACAGTCAGACTCAACAGCCGTATTCCGCCCCAGTGAGCGAGTTAGATGGCCAGTCTGCGCCTGTGGAATTACCCTCGAATAATGCTCCGAAAGCTGAGTTGGCGGAGTATCGGTGA
- a CDS encoding uncharacterized protein (COG:S;~EggNog:ENOG410PYW2), with translation MPAPIEQPSEPVVLVRDPEDDESYVISAYEGHADHCTRCADPMTAYEEKRSLCKRGAQYARDVTEYLRSKNGKIYSVVDLERNRSTLVRVPLKCVAVRQLLLAIENGLRVNTNEEVTARERPIISHEPAPVRRTTTQEDVACTAIIEREPRSLRRHRVIVYTSPRSSPSRGSLYEADAADRIARVNRSSRIYRPSDYYR, from the coding sequence ATGCCTGCTCCTATTGAGCAGCCCTCCGAGCCCGTCGTGCTCGTACGCGACCCCGAGGACGACGAGAGCTACGTGATCTCTGCCTATGAAGGCCACGCCGACCACTGCACTCGATGTGCGGACCCGATGACCGCGTACGAAGAGAAGCGCTCGCTGTGCAAGCGTGGTGCCCAGTATGCCCGCGACGTGACCGAATACCTCCGCAGCAAGAACGGAAAGATCTACTCCGTTGTTGACCTTGAGCGCAACCGATCCACCCTGGTCAGGGTGCCCCTGAAGTGCGTCGCTGTTCGCCAGCTGCTCCTAGCAATCGAAAATGGTCTGCGTGTGAACACCAACGAGGAAGTCACCGCTCGCGAGCGGCCGATAATCAGCCATGAGCCAGCCCCTGTCCGCCGGACTACCACCCAAGAAGATGTGGCCTGCACAGCAATCATTGAGCGAGAGCCACGCTCTCTGAGGCGTCACCGGGTCATCGTCTACACCTCTCCGCGGAGCTCTCCCAGCCGTGGGTCTCTGTATGAGGCCGACGCCGCTGACCGCATTGCGCGTGTCAACCGGTCCTCGCGCATCTACCGGCCGAGCGACTACTACCGCTGA